DNA from Musa acuminata AAA Group cultivar baxijiao chromosome BXJ1-5, Cavendish_Baxijiao_AAA, whole genome shotgun sequence:
TGAATGCTTGCTGAAGTTACAAGATTTCTTAGACCAGATTCACTGTTGTCTGTTAAGATGTACCTTCCAAAACAAAAGGTAGAAGGAACACCGCTACCAACACAAGGAGATACAGGAACCAGAAGGGCCCCGATGGATTGAGGGGAATGTGATTGATGTGTGCATTAGTTTTACTTAAAGATCAGTTCAGTTGAGAGTTAGAAAAGGTGTGTTAATAGGGACTGTTTAACTGCAACATGAAGCTCAGTATGACCATATAAACTGGGATTTCTTTTCCTAGTGAAAGCTGAGGAACCCTTCTATTTGGATTGGGGATGGTGTGTTGGTCACATTTTGATCAGTAGGTGTGCACTTTCTGGTGTACTACCCAACAAGGTGGCCCTGACATCATGACACACAGGGGAGCAAGAAATAGCACTGCACCATAAGCAATGCTTTGTTTTCAGGGTCAAGAAGCAAAAGAACACAGACTTACAGCAACCAGTAGAAAGTGGCCTTCTTCTCCTGCTTCTCCAGTTGGATCAAAAGCATTCATCTTTATTAGAAAAAGGAGTTACATGATCTTTGAACAAAAGGAAATTTGACAAAGAACTGTTGGTCCCGAGGGAAAAGAATTGGTCTTGTAATTACAGTCTTCTAATACAACATACAGTGTCaggttcttccttctcttttctgtTTCTGTGAAGTCGGAACAATAACGAAAGACTATCATCATGCCTCACTGCCCTCGGTGGCCGACGAACCAATTCCCACCTGCAACCAAGGAGAGCTCTCCCCTCCCATGTTGACGTCCTTGAGCTCACTCAACTTTGCTAGCTTCACCTTCCTGTCCGATTCGTCATCGACATTGAAGCTAGACATCTCAGTGTTGTTGTCCTTGCTGTGAACGTTTGTGTTCTCATTGTTCTTGTCGCTGCTGCTGGTGGCTCTGTGTTTGCTCGTCGTGTTGCCACGATCGATCCATGAGCGTAAGTAGATCGCTGCAGGCATTTCGAGCCGCAGTGAACTCCCAATATCCCTCCTGGTCCTGGCAATGTCGTCGACGGGCGCAGGCATATTGAGATCGAGCGGCTCCGAGCTGGAAGCCTCGAACATTGATCTAAGCGTTAGCTGGCGATGGAGGTTAGTGTGGTCGGGCATGGGGTGGAGCTTCAGGCCGGGGTCCGGCGAGTTCGACGTGATCCAGTGGCACCGCTTGTGCCCGCCCAATGCCTGCCCCGACGTGAACACGCGGTGGCATATCGAGCACTCGTGCACCTTGGACTTCTTCTTGAGAGGGGCGACGGCCAAGGGACCAGTCGTGTTCTCAAACGGCACGATCGCCATGGACATCGACGCGACCATTTCGCTGCTGCACTTATCGTGAGTGATGACCTCTTCGTCGGGCGGGGCCTCGTCGAGGGCGTCGAGCTTGGCGGCGAAACACCCTTTCACCTTCTTGTGGCTGGCCCTGTGGCCACCCAGTGCTTGGTGCGAGCTGAACACCTTCTTGCAGGCCTTGCACTCGAACGTTCCCCTGGGAGCGCTCGGCAGAGGTGGTGATGCAAACGCAGGAGCCTTAGCCGTGTCCGTCGCCGGCCCAATCGTGAACGCTTGCTGCCGCCGGTGATCATCCTCCTTGCTCGCGGACGCGCACGACTCCTCGGTCTCGGTGACGGTCACCGGTTCGACCCGGGCAGCGGACAGCATCACCAAGCAGTTCGCGAGGTCTTCCTCTTCGCTCAAGACCACCTTCCGCCGAGACCGCTTACCCTTGGACCAACCGGCGCATCCCTTCTGGCCGACGAGATCGTCCTCCCCCTCGGACCTCGGCGACGGGAGCAGCGACTCGTCGCCCTCCTCATCGGAGCTGCACTTGCCGTGCTCTAGGAAGGACTTCCACGACAGGAACTCCTTGCCGCAGTTCTCGCAGATGCGGCAGCTCTTGAGGCGGTTGGGATTGGTGCGAAGCGCGTACATCCGCTTGGTGCCGGCGTCCGTGGAGCCGTTCAGCTTGTCGTCCCAATCCGAGCCGCCGCAGCCGGAGGCGTCACCGTCGGCGTAGGCCTGGCCGCCCATCGCGTTGTCGATGATCCCATGGGCGCGCATGTGGCCGCCGAGGGCACGACCGCAGCCGAAGCCCTTTTTGCAGATCCGGCAGTAGTGCTTGTAGGTctgtggctgctgctgctgctgttctggTTGTTGCTGGTCCATCACCATAGCcattaggagagagagagagagagagagagagagacagaagaCTGGATATCGAAGGAGGTTTGTAGTGGTTGTGATTGATGCAGGGGTGGGTTAGTAAAAGTTTGGATGGTGCAAGACTAAGCTCAAACGGGGTtccctctctctctgtttctctatttatctatctatctctttctctttcttctctctctaaTACGCATGTGTTGATCTCAGAGGTGTAATTGAATTGATCCCTGGTTTATAGTTGAGGTGTTGGTTGGAggtggaggagggaggagagTGGAGAGTGGAGCTGGGTTGTAGTCGCTGGTGACAAGTGGGCGTCAGGAATGGGGTTTTGGGTCCGGCCCGGGTGGTGCGGGGCGCGCTGCGTTGGCGCCTCTGGGTCAAAGCACCAAAGTGTGGGTGAAGAGGAGGGAGGGGTGTTGTAGGGTTGGCCTTCCATGGTACACTACAGGAATCACCCGCTCACCACCATCCATTAAACTCTTAATATGTGGAGCCGTTTTATCCCATATTTTCCTTCcttcttaaattataaaattataattgagATTCAATAGAGAGAGATTTAATGAGGGTTGTCTATAATGAGTCCTTATCATTTAATGAGTATTTAATGAAGATAATAGAACTACGTCCCTTATCATGTAGTGTATTACAATTTGTTTGTCAGCTGGATAGATCTAAAGGTACAAAATATGAGGGAAGAACCTGATATCAAAAGaataattcaatatatatatattaagcaaatataaaattaaaaataatgtaCATATGATTTTGGTTCAACCCTTCCTACCTATATATTGGAAAAGAAAAAACTACTTACTTATGTCCgtagagataaaaaaatatataaaaataaaatataagtttCATTCCATGTCAAGTCATACATAAATTCctgatattttttacataaatttcaaagaattttttttatatttaattcaactcgtaaaaaaaatcaaattatattttCACATTCTTTTATTATCTAAAGTCAGGATTTATGAAGTATTTATGGAATAATCGAACCATAATCTTTTTCCTTATATATAAATCTCTATATAGTTGAATTTCTTATATCCGAAAGTGTtaaatttgaaattttaaaaatacttatcaaCTTCAATATATCAATATTCGTATAAAATTTGaaagtagtatatatatatatatatattatgtatgtatatgtaatattaaaattcaaaggGAAAAATATGCTCTTTTCGAACTTTGCGAGGATTACATGTAAAATCCCCAAACATACTCTCAACTGATGGCAAAGGAAGACACGAAAGCGAAGGGGCGTCTCGAACGATGGGCGACAACGACGAGGGGGAAATTAGCAGTGCCATGGCGGCCCCTTGGCTTGGCTCAAAGAACGGCACATCCTCCTCTTCCCACGGTCACTGACGAAAAGACCCGACAGGAGGAAGGAGGAGCTCTCTCCCTCATGAAATGCTTCCTGCTAGTGCGATTTTGTCAAGGTTGATTAATCTCACATCGGACCGGacaaaaacaagaaagaaaaagaaaaacgacattttggtgatttaatttttaattattgattCCAGTTTTCTAGAGTTTGATGGTTAATTGTTGCCGTCGGCTAGGTGAAAGTGTGGCTCCGGGGCAATGCGGATCGCTAATACGTTTTCTCCAAATTTCTTCTTTGAAGGTACACACCCGCTTTCGTTGTTGATCTGGTTCTTTCATGATTTTGAGCGGTCTCTTCACGGTTTTCATAGTCTGGATCCTTTCATTATGTTAAAAACAATCGTAAAAATCAAGTTGAGAGTTGGTCCCATTAAAGTTCCAAAACAAAAATTATTCAACTTGTTCGAATCATGTCGTATACCATAAATATCATGCATTTTGTATCTACTAAATGCATAGCTAGAAGATGAATTTTGGTCTTGAAGCCATTTGTTGCTAGGGATTTAATGTTTCCAAGAATTAccaaaaattttatatatatatatatatatatatatatatatatatatatatatatattatgtgtgtgtgtgtgtgtgtgtataaattATTAATGTtcctattgataatattataggaGCATGCCTTTCGTAAGATTAATGCATTGAAAAATTGTGACATGTGTTGCATAAACATGTAACACTACAAAGAAGCAAAAAAAGACAAGCTTGATTATTAGTTAGAAGCTTGAGCACATAAGCCCAACTGGGATAGTAATGGTGAGAATTATCTCATTGTGCATTTGAGCATGGTAATGCATTAGATGGTTGATTGACTATACGTAGCACATAGAGCAcaaattttaaagatttttttttcctctgCTAAGGTTTTGTGGTTAAATAATGGAGAATACCAGAATAAAAATAGAACTGTAAGAACAATAAGATATAGACCCAGGCTATCTTCCTTTTTCTCCATCTTATTCTCTCTTTTTCcccttattttcttctctttatcATTTCCTTCTTTCTTAGTTCTCTTTTAttgaattaaataaattattatatggcTGTTTGGTACAGACAATATGGCTTGCAAGATGTTATCAAACAGTTGCAGAATGGCATGCAGCTGTTTACCCTTGTCAGTAACTTTCAAGCATGATATATGTTTGCCTGCAAGCATTGATATAGACAGGCTTGGCCATTCTGCAACGCTATGAATTTTCATGCAAAATCATGTGTCTTGTGTGGGGACACAATAACGCTAAATTTCACATTCATTTTTGTGATAGAACAAGGGTCGACACTTTGGGTACCGGATTCATGCTGGTCCATGACCCAACCAGCATGAATCCAGTCCATACAGCATATGGACACAGGGGTAACAAAGAAAGAATCCATAAGACTTGGGATCCAACACCATGATAAAATACTACCCTCATGATTAGACCATGTCCCTGAGATTTGATAAAAGAAAGGTGCACTAGCGGTTAATACGTTGTAATTGGATAATTTATTAAGAATATAACAGAACGAAAGACCAAGGAAAGGAATCAGAATGCACCAAAATGCAAGTACTGCACCAAACTCTGGTGGATGTTTCTTGTTGTAAGTTAATTCAACGAAAAGACCCAGAAATAACTAGTGAGAAAATGAATTTGTTGACATTTTGTGCTCATTTCCAAATTTTAGCTTAGTTATTCCCATCATCTAGTAACCACAGGATGATCCCAACCTCCTTTTTAGTACAAGAGAGTAGACGAGCATGGTGGACCCTATATCTCTTAGGGTTGTACCACTGTAGTAGTTTGAAAGTCAGCTTAAGAGAGAGCTGTTGATTGTGCACTCAACAGCTTCCCTGTAGAGAGAATGTTTTGCAAGGTTTTTTGTGAGGGTATAAAACATATAAAAAGAGCTGGGTGGTAAGCCCTATATTGCACGCAGACCTCCTAAAATTGGGCTGACCTGTATGCATCAGGCAGCACACACAAGTCCATCCGGTTTGTAGAACTTTGTGATAGAACACTTTTTGAGTGttaattgtagcaaattagatgttacaaagataaaaaagaataattttttacATGCTGTAGGCTTCTTGTTTAGAAAAGTGGACACATAaactacaaattaagatttagtgtCACAGTAAATTGTCATTATGATGATATTAGTAATAGTGTTTTATATAAATGCCatttttctttgaatattttaaaaatgatttttcaTTCATGTCATTCTTTATCTTTTCTCTAAGTGTGATAATTAAGTGCCTAAGAGCCTCTTCTTCTTTAGACTTCTTATGAACCCTGATTGTCTGGTCATCCCTAAGTTAATGCCAGTCTGCCagaattttcttttatgccaGATGAGATTTGTTGCTGGATCATATTGTGTGCTTACAGACATGCAAAGATAAATACTCCTTGAAATATTTGATACTTCTATTGAATCATGCAAAAGATGATGGAACATGGATATTTTTTCCTTACTAGATTAGCCTGTGGGTTGTCAACTGTGATTATGGTGAGGGGAGTACTTTTGCAAAATCTGCCATGGTGAGACAACTCTATCTCTGAATCCAAAAGTTAAAGCAAGCTTTGGTGATTAAAAACTCCAGCTAACATTGACTTTTTAGGGCTTTTGGAATGTCTGTTGCATTTACTGAATCACTTTTATATGAAGTTTAATAAATTCATCAGTCAGATACTGATCTAGAAAAAATGACATGGGCATTTGATGAGTACACATCCTGAGGGTTAGCTTGCCCCTTCTGGTTCATTCAGTTGAAATGTGCCATGCATGGTTTATCTCTTTTGGAACTATCCTTTGTTACTTTAGATGCAGAATTGGTGCATGTAATTTCAataatattctctgcacaaaattTTTCATTCTCATGTGCATGTTTTCTTTCTTGTAGATGTCTTAACTCATCCAACCTTCTGGTGAAGATTAATAAACGCAGTAGGTATGATATTTCATTTGACTTGCTATTCTACATTCTGTTATATACTTAATTTGCTGTTTGGTTCTACTGGTTGCACTTTCATGATAAAGAACTTTATGTTTTGTACTGTATGTTAGTCCTTTTGGTCCTAATAACTTATTTTCAAAACAATTGTTAGGTGGAACAGCCTCTAACAAGTAACCACGCTTATAAAATTCTGTCAAGAACCAAATCCAAATAGAAGCTGGTGTCTGTAGGTCTGACTGAGATTTTTTTGTGCATGGACCAACTCAAAATATAAGTTGTTAGCTTTTTTGGTAGGTTAGGTCATGTCATTGATATCATGGTTCTACGTTTTGTTCGGACAGGTACATCCCAGTCCCATATCAGATCCTTATCAGTTGGCCAGGGACCAGCATGGGTCTGGTAACCAACACAACACACCATGATTGCAACTATATAAAGATGATGTAATTAGGCAATTTTGGAAGTAGTTGATCCGGGTGAATTCTGCATTTTGCAATAAAATTGCAGATTTTGGtgtttcatcaaaatcaaaagaCCTTAGCAGTGACACAAATGGTAAGATAATGCAGAATCCTATATgcaccaaaaatgcagtgtttggTGGATTCAACATCCATTCAGTGGGATACTACACGTTTCATCTCATAAGACTAATGCCTTCTTTCTTCAAGAATAGGCTGGAAAAATGGAGCTGTCGAGGAAGCTAAAATTTTGCTAGGTAACTGTAGCATCCTGAAAGCATAgaaaattttgatctttttttccATTAGCTTATGTTATTTCAAAGAGTTATAACTACCGTTATGATTGTGTTTGTGTAACCGTAGGAATATAAAGTTATGTCAGCACCTGTGAGTGAATTAAGTTCTCAAAATGAGCACCTGTGAGTGAAGAGCAAACCTCGATGCCATGGTATCCTTTGTGACCCAAATGAGTAGGATTCGAGTAAGAAAAATAGTTGTTTGACTTGTAGGGGTAAGATCTCATACATTTCAATCACTATGTCAGGCGTACTTACAGAGTTTGGACATATAACTTAGGCTccattaattaaaaaaaacatttttattAGTGTAAATGGCTCTTAATATGTGTCAACAGATGATCATGCAGGCAAAACCTGACGACATGCACCCTAAACTCAAGCCCGACACACTGTTCTGGGATCCCTATCAAAGGTACAGGTGGGATCAACTCATTAAGGCGTGGATGTAATGGTGCAGAATGTGTGTCGGCAGGGTTTGCCTGTATTGATATATAGCATGTGGCATTAGTCATGTCCCAAAATTACCATGCTTGGCCTTCCTGTAACCTGTGAAATCTAGCAAGCTGCAGATTTCTGGCAGTGCCCAGTGATTCCAATTTACTTGCCCGCTAACACATATCATATTGATCCAAATAAGTTAAATAGAACTATAGTGCCTTTGATCGAAACGATTTGGGTTAAATTCAGTTTCCAAAAACACTCCACCTTGTTGTAAATATTATAGTTCGATTTTAATTAGTTTAAATTTCTACCAACAATAATTAtcaattatttgataaaattttataacatttatcATCATCTATTTTGaaaatatgataataaaaaataagacaTTATTCACTGAATCGAAAAcactataattttattaaattgtTATTATCGGTCTGGTTCAATGTGGGATCAGCTCAGCTAAAAATCTGATTCAGTTCAAAGTAGATTCGGTAGAAACTTTTTATTTTCTACAATAAAGGCATTTTGGTATTTTTGCAAAGGGAAAGGAAATACAGTAATGGAAGTTGTGATCCTGCAAAAATGAGCTTTTTATAGGGGCTCTGGCCTGttggcagcggca
Protein-coding regions in this window:
- the LOC103985924 gene encoding zinc finger protein ZAT4-like, producing the protein MAMVMDQQQPEQQQQQPQTYKHYCRICKKGFGCGRALGGHMRAHGIIDNAMGGQAYADGDASGCGGSDWDDKLNGSTDAGTKRMYALRTNPNRLKSCRICENCGKEFLSWKSFLEHGKCSSDEEGDESLLPSPRSEGEDDLVGQKGCAGWSKGKRSRRKVVLSEEEDLANCLVMLSAARVEPVTVTETEESCASASKEDDHRRQQAFTIGPATDTAKAPAFASPPLPSAPRGTFECKACKKVFSSHQALGGHRASHKKVKGCFAAKLDALDEAPPDEEVITHDKCSSEMVASMSMAIVPFENTTGPLAVAPLKKKSKVHECSICHRVFTSGQALGGHKRCHWITSNSPDPGLKLHPMPDHTNLHRQLTLRSMFEASSSEPLDLNMPAPVDDIARTRRDIGSSLRLEMPAAIYLRSWIDRGNTTSKHRATSSSDKNNENTNVHSKDNNTEMSSFNVDDESDRKVKLAKLSELKDVNMGGESSPWLQVGIGSSATEGSEA